In Ovis canadensis isolate MfBH-ARS-UI-01 breed Bighorn chromosome 11, ARS-UI_OviCan_v2, whole genome shotgun sequence, one genomic interval encodes:
- the GAST gene encoding gastrin, translating to MQRLCAHALILVLALAAFCEASWKPHSQLQDAPVAPGANKGQEPLRMDRLGPASHPRRQLGLQDPPHMVADLSKKQGPWVEEEEAAYGWMDFGRRSAEEGDQHP from the exons ATGCAGCGACTGTGTGCTCATGCGCTGATCTTGGTGCTGGCTCTGGCCGCCTTCTGCGAAGCTTCTTGGAAACCCCACTCCCAGCTGCAAGACGCGCCCGTCGCTCCAGGGGCCAATAAGGGCCAGGAGCCTCTCAGGATGGACCGGCTGGGCCCAGCCTCGCACCCCCGCCGGCAGCTGGGGCTTCAGGACCCGCCACACATGGTCGCAG ACCTGTCCAAGAAGCAGGGGCCGTGGGTGGAGGAAGAGGAAGCCGCATATGGATGGATGGACTTCGGCCGCCGCAGTGCTGAGGAAGGGGACCAACATCCCTGA